The following proteins come from a genomic window of Actinomycetota bacterium:
- a CDS encoding haloacid dehalogenase-like hydrolase, which produces MGSPRLVLFDVDGTLVDTPGTREAFAVVMDRIGACNVDVHGFPMTGKTDPQIARELLAAAGIHPGETERLLPRLLGDFARELASLEPMIRARGRVLVGADPLLRRLADIDTVVASVLTGNLEGNARVKLDALGLARALDLAVGAYGSDHHDRRELVPVALRKLHRLRGVRLTSANVWVVGDSPRDLACARATDARCLLVATNKHALDQLAALEPDAAVADLRDVDAVVELLTS; this is translated from the coding sequence GTGGGCTCGCCGAGGCTGGTCCTGTTCGACGTGGACGGGACGCTGGTCGACACGCCCGGCACCCGAGAGGCGTTCGCGGTGGTCATGGACCGCATCGGAGCCTGCAACGTCGACGTGCACGGGTTCCCGATGACCGGGAAGACCGACCCGCAGATCGCACGGGAGCTGCTGGCTGCGGCCGGGATCCACCCCGGGGAGACCGAACGGCTCCTACCGCGGCTGCTGGGCGACTTCGCCCGGGAACTCGCGTCACTCGAGCCGATGATCCGTGCGCGGGGGCGGGTCCTCGTCGGCGCGGACCCGCTGCTGCGGCGGCTGGCCGACATCGACACCGTGGTCGCATCGGTCCTGACCGGGAACCTGGAGGGTAACGCGCGGGTCAAGCTCGACGCGCTCGGTCTGGCTCGTGCCCTGGACCTCGCGGTCGGGGCGTACGGCAGCGACCATCACGACCGCCGCGAGCTCGTCCCGGTCGCGTTGCGCAAGCTGCATCGCCTGCGCGGCGTCCGCCTCACGTCGGCCAACGTGTGGGTGGTGGGCGACAGCCCCCGGGACCTGGCCTGCGCCCGCGCGACCGACGCGCGGTGCCTCCTGGTCGCCACCAACAAGCACGCCCTCGACCAGCTGGCCGCCCTGGAGCCCGACGCGGCGGTCGCCGACCTGCGTGACGTCGACGCGGTGGTGGAGCTGCTGACCTCCTAG